In Herpetosiphonaceae bacterium, one genomic interval encodes:
- a CDS encoding GNAT family N-acetyltransferase → MNVVTVEMTERPSNEALGLIVNGVRSYNYAMRGHEAPRPVAFFLRDQDSRIVGGVSGDLWGRSVHVSAMWVDERYRGQGYGASLLRELEAYAAARGHVLAYVETLSYQAAPFYQKQGYRVFGALEGIAEDCTYFFLRKDLLPASPISAQTER, encoded by the coding sequence ATGAACGTTGTTACGGTAGAGATGACCGAGCGGCCATCCAACGAGGCGCTCGGCCTTATTGTCAACGGAGTACGCAGCTACAATTACGCCATGCGTGGTCATGAGGCACCACGCCCGGTCGCGTTCTTTCTGCGTGATCAGGATAGTCGCATTGTTGGAGGCGTATCCGGGGATTTGTGGGGCCGCTCGGTGCATGTGAGCGCCATGTGGGTCGACGAACGGTATCGCGGTCAGGGCTACGGCGCTAGCCTTCTACGAGAGCTAGAAGCCTACGCAGCAGCACGCGGCCATGTCTTAGCCTACGTGGAGACGCTCAGCTATCAGGCCGCTCCATTCTATCAAAAGCAGGGCTATCGCGTATTCGGCGCGCTCGAAGGGATCGCAGAAGATTGCACCTACTTCTTTCTTCGGAAAGACCTCCTGCCTGCCAGCCCAATCTCGGCACAGACGGAGCGTTAG
- a CDS encoding MFS transporter has protein sequence MTNKSAFYYFYFLVAGYAISSFGSFLNMVALSLFVYHLSGSALQTGLYMTLRLVASFFGGLAAGNLVARYPRKPLMIVSDVTQGLGLLVLLVVPSTIQLETLYVLSVVLGLCSTLSGVALRSSIPEIVGQDQRVRANGLLVTGRSFATVLGFASAGMIVAWSGYETAFLIDAITFFISA, from the coding sequence ATGACCAACAAGTCGGCCTTCTACTACTTCTACTTCCTGGTTGCCGGCTATGCCATCTCCTCGTTTGGTAGCTTTCTGAACATGGTCGCGCTCAGCCTCTTTGTCTACCACCTCTCCGGTAGTGCATTGCAGACGGGCCTGTACATGACTCTGCGGCTGGTCGCCAGCTTCTTTGGTGGATTAGCGGCTGGGAATCTGGTCGCGCGCTACCCTCGGAAGCCGCTGATGATCGTCAGCGACGTGACGCAAGGCCTGGGACTCCTGGTCTTACTGGTCGTCCCATCCACAATCCAGCTTGAAACCCTGTATGTGTTGAGCGTCGTCCTTGGCCTCTGCAGCACGCTCTCCGGCGTCGCGCTCCGCAGCAGCATTCCTGAGATCGTCGGCCAGGATCAGCGCGTGCGGGCGAATGGCCTGCTGGTTACAGGTCGGTCGTTCGCCACCGTGCTCGGCTTTGCCTCGGCGGGCATGATTGTCGCCTGGTCGGGCTACGAGACGGCGTTTCTGATCGACGCGATCACCTTCTTTATCTCGGCG